The genomic interval CTGGTGAAAGCTGGGATCGACAAAGGTCCACAGCGCAATAAAGAACCACACAAGAATATACTGCAGGTTATGCCCGCCGGTAATGTCGCGGTAGTCGGCCGGCATAATATTCCAAAGCTGACCAAGGCCGCCAAACTCCATCCCGGCAAAAATAATGAGAGCAGTAAAACCGACAAACATCAGTGTGATCTGCAGTGCGTCGGTACGTATTACGGCATTGAATCCGCCGAAAATGACATAGGCCACCGAAAAAAGTGCTACGGCACTGGCATACCAGAGGAAACCACCATTGCCACCCGTCAGATATTGGAAAATGAGCCCCAGCATTAAAATATATGGAGCCGGACTTACGAGTATGAAGATCGGGATGGCAGAAAATCGGCCGGCTGTATCACCATAAAAATTACCGATAGCTTCGGGCAACGACAGGGCTTTATTCATTCTTATTTTGCCGGCTAGCAACCAAGCAAAAATAGCCGAAAAAATATAAAACGGGCAACCAAACAACAGCCACTGCGAAATGCCAAACTGGTAGCTGTATTCACCTACGCCCAGAATGCCCCCGTACCAGGTAGAGACAAGCGTTGCCACAAAGGCCGGTAGGCTCATCTTGCGCCCCGACAGTAAGAATGATTCTTCATCTTCATCCTGCCAATTATTCTGCCAAGTCAAATAGATGAGGAATCCGAAGTATGAAAGTATGAGTCCCCAGTCAAGCAGGGTAAATTCCAGTTCAGCCAATGGAATACCGTTGAATTAAAAAGATGGAAAATATTTTAATAGCGGAAGGGATCAAAGAGAATCTTCGAATTTTTTATGGGATATAAACATAAGAAGATCCCCATTTTTATAAGATATCTTTATGGGATTTTCGACTACTTTGTTTGATGAGCCGTCACGCACGCCATTTTCCATTATTTCATCTTCAAGCGGATATTTTAGCCCCTCAGTGATAATACCATCTGCTTTGCCTGACAGTGGGAAAAGAGAAACCGTAGTACCTTTGGGCAGATCGGTACTAAATGACTTTGGTATGAGTTGTAAGACTCCGTAATCATCAATCATAAATAACTGTTCGAATTGCGGATTAAACTGTTTGAGTACCGAAATATTCTTAAGTGTTTGATCTATGCGCTGTCCCGTGGCGGCCAGGATATCTACATGTGTTGTTTTGCGGTTACGCAGATATGAAAGAGCTTTTTCAAGGTCATTGGATTCTTGATCAGATTTTTTGAGTGTTTCAAAAGATTCATCT from Fodinibius salinus carries:
- a CDS encoding sodium:solute symporter family protein, which gives rise to MAELEFTLLDWGLILSYFGFLIYLTWQNNWQDEDEESFLLSGRKMSLPAFVATLVSTWYGGILGVGEYSYQFGISQWLLFGCPFYIFSAIFAWLLAGKIRMNKALSLPEAIGNFYGDTAGRFSAIPIFILVSPAPYILMLGLIFQYLTGGNGGFLWYASAVALFSVAYVIFGGFNAVIRTDALQITLMFVGFTALIIFAGMEFGGLGQLWNIMPADYRDITGGHNLQYILVWFFIALWTFVDPSFHQRAAAAESPKTAKRGIFISIVLWSLFDFLTMFSGIYGWAILGGDLAEPIMVYPYLANEILPIGFKGLFFVALLATIMSTLDSYLFLSGQTLGRDLLVKIFPNTKNNTLTRISTLAAALIGILLIIIYPSVIDLWYVIGSVMIPGLLIPVLGVYLKLFSLRKKWVLPTMVASIGVSLLWLILGTITSDAAYEYTYLGIEPFYPGLAISIIFWLIGRVRNGELLEETSFLKDSDFE
- a CDS encoding thiamine diphosphokinase; translated protein: MKRALILCNGRPPNRSLFREYRAKADLFIAADGGGNIARDFDAHPDLIIGDLDSFIPYEDESFETLKKSDQESNDLEKALSYLRNRKTTHVDILAATGQRIDQTLKNISVLKQFNPQFEQLFMIDDYGVLQLIPKSFSTDLPKGTTVSLFPLSGKADGIITEGLKYPLEDEIMENGVRDGSSNKVVENPIKISYKNGDLLMFISHKKFEDSL